One Triplophysa rosa linkage group LG21, Trosa_1v2, whole genome shotgun sequence DNA segment encodes these proteins:
- the snphb gene encoding syntaphilin isoform X3, whose protein sequence is MSSPSSKRSGSGSRKFNLLRALQPKQRFQQMLSSPTASPARSPAPVSNRDPYGNASVSSSSNSGSCKGSDGSPTHRRHLKYTSCNDNHGIRPPPPEQYLTPLQQKEVCIRHLRARLKETVERLQNRDTEIDALRTQLSRMQEDWIEEECHRVEAQLALKEARREIQQLKQVVDVVRSSLGDTDTGVQKCFQDINLQNHKLENLLQSMELAQIGTAKVGGGVVGAGLEVSECLAESSEGSPVHSLTRSSTYTKVSDQGGPERCGNETECDVPCLSGEGTQDSGFVCCGESGRGASKADLLLEAAFLSQETASLLNAYSRLPHSSTYEGLCNSESRTVPLRCGEMGTGASVSLSHPCLSHHHLYLHHLREQAIQTDYDHAPNSAPAHGPYTSFNSDLDTIAERTFRSQACSPTSTWMSDEGDDLESVATESAVTTTVATASILMDSVSISALAPEHTVQSDFESVALNATVHSVTDSKPRPDVPVLTTDLTPPNSLSQVSNSVPLEPTRDPLPSPGHSPYSKQPLVEKEEETLPQTTQPRSTLSDAGVAGDHVINIHPEDEEVDESAADNDSNLSSCGLPVKNYWSRHFLVDLLAVVVPVVPTVAWLCRGTYRDGQPMYHIGSLLRGCCTVALHSLRRGGGLRHYPAGGGGPGGMNI, encoded by the exons ATGTCTTCGCCTTCAAGTAAAAGATCTGGTTCTGGATCACGCAA ATTCAACCTGCTGAGGGCCCTACAGCCTAAGCAACGCTTTCAGCAAATGCTGTCGTCTCCCACTGCGTCCCCCGC ACGCAGCCCAGCACCCGTCAGTAACCGTGATCCTTATGGAAACGCCTCTGTCAGCAGTAGTAGTAATTCAGGGTCATGCAAGGGCAGCGATGGAAGCCCGACCCATAG GCGTCACTTAAAATACACCTCCTGCAATGATAACCATGGTATCCGACCCCCTCCACCTGAGCAATACCTAACCCCTCTACAGCAGAAAGAAGTATGCATCAGACACCTGAGAGCACGACTCAAAGAAACCGTCGAGAGACTGCAGAACAG GGACACTGAGatcgatgcgttgcgtacccaGCTGTCCCGTATGCAGGAGGACTGGATTGAGGAGGAGTGCCACCGTGTGGAGGCTCAGCTGGCTTTGAAAGAGGCTCGCAGGGAGATCCAGCAGCTCAAACAAGTCGTCGACGTCGTCCGATCCAGTCTGGGAGACACCGACACGGGTGTGCAGAAGTGCTTCCAAGACATAAACCTTCAGAACCACAAGCTGGAGAATTTATTGCAGAGCATGGAGCTGGCTCAGATTGGGACCGCCAAAGTGGGTGGAGGAGTGGTGGGGGCAGGGCTGGAGGTCAGCGAGTGTCTGGCGGAGTCGTCCGAAGGCTCCCCGGTTCACTCGCTAACCCGCAGCTCTACCTACACCAAGGTAAGCGACCAAGGTGGTCCGGAACGTTGCGGTAACGAAACCGAATGCGACGTTCCATGTTTGTCAGGTGAGGGCACGCAGGACAGCGGGTTTGTGTGCTGCGGAGAGAGTGGAAGAGGAGCCAGCAAGGCAGACCTGCTCCTGGAGGCTGCTTTTCTGTCTCAAGAGACAGCCTCGCTGCTCAATGCGTACTCCCGCCTGCCACACTCCTCCACTTATGAGGGACTGTGCAACAGTGAATCCAGAACAGTGCCACTCCGTTGCGGCGAGATGGGTACTGGGGCCAGCGTCAGTTTAAGTCATCCCTGTCTATCCCATCATCACCTATACCTTCACCATCTGAGAGAGCAAGCTATTCAAACCGATTACGACCACGCCCCCAACTCCGCCCCTGCCCATGGACCCTATACATCGTTTAATTCTGATCTGGACACTATTGCCGAGCGCACCTTCCGTTCTCAGGCCTGCAGTCCGACCTCTACCTGGATGTCTGATGAGGGAGATGATCTGGAGTCGGTAGCCACAGAATCAGCAGTTACGACAACGGTTGCCACAGCGTCAATCCTCATGGACAGTGTTTCCATATCTGCTCTAGCGCCGGAGCATACTGTGCAATCTGACTTTGAATCTGTGGCACTGAATGCAACAGTACACTCTGTCACAGACTCAAAGCCCCGTCCAGATGTGCCAGTTTTAACAACAGATCTGACTCCACCTAATTCTCTATCCCAAGTAAGCAACTCTGTTCCGCTTGAGCCTACCAGAGACCCTTTGCCAAGTCCCGGCCACTCTCCTTATTCTAAGCAGCCGTTAGTTGAAAAAGAAGAGGAGACCCTCCCACAAACCACCCAGCCTCGAAGCACACTCTCAGATGCTGGGGTTGCAGGAGATCACGTTATAAACATACATCCAGAAGACGAAGAAGTGGATGAGAGTGCTGCCGACAATGATTCCAATTTGTCCAGCTGTGGGTTACCAGTAAAGAACTACTGGAGCCGTCATTTCCTAGTGGATTTGCTCGCGGTGGTTGTGCCAGTGGTGCCCACAGTGGCCTGGTTGTGCCGGGGTACGTACCGTGACGGTCAGCCGATGTATCATATTGGTTCCCTGCTGCGTGGTTGCTGCACCGTGGCCCTTCATTCTCTACGTCGAGGGGGAGGTCTTCGCCACTACCCTGCAGGAGGAGGGGGTCCAGGGGGTATGAATATATGA
- the snphb gene encoding syntaphilin isoform X4, whose translation MSSPSSKRSGSGSRKRSPAPVSNRDPYGNASVSSSSNSGSCKGSDGSPTHRRHLKYTSCNDNHGIRPPPPEQYLTPLQQKEVCIRHLRARLKETVERLQNRDTEIDALRTQLSRMQEDWIEEECHRVEAQLALKEARREIQQLKQVVDVVRSSLGDTDTGVQKCFQDINLQNHKLENLLQSMELAQIGTAKVGGGVVGAGLEVSECLAESSEGSPVHSLTRSSTYTKVSDQGGPERCGNETECDVPCLSGEGTQDSGFVCCGESGRGASKADLLLEAAFLSQETASLLNAYSRLPHSSTYEGLCNSESRTVPLRCGEMGTGASVSLSHPCLSHHHLYLHHLREQAIQTDYDHAPNSAPAHGPYTSFNSDLDTIAERTFRSQACSPTSTWMSDEGDDLESVATESAVTTTVATASILMDSVSISALAPEHTVQSDFESVALNATVHSVTDSKPRPDVPVLTTDLTPPNSLSQVSNSVPLEPTRDPLPSPGHSPYSKQPLVEKEEETLPQTTQPRSTLSDAGVAGDHVINIHPEDEEVDESAADNDSNLSSCGLPVKNYWSRHFLVDLLAVVVPVVPTVAWLCRGTYRDGQPMYHIGSLLRGCCTVALHSLRRGGGLRHYPAGGGGPGGMNI comes from the exons ATGTCTTCGCCTTCAAGTAAAAGATCTGGTTCTGGATCACGCAA ACGCAGCCCAGCACCCGTCAGTAACCGTGATCCTTATGGAAACGCCTCTGTCAGCAGTAGTAGTAATTCAGGGTCATGCAAGGGCAGCGATGGAAGCCCGACCCATAG GCGTCACTTAAAATACACCTCCTGCAATGATAACCATGGTATCCGACCCCCTCCACCTGAGCAATACCTAACCCCTCTACAGCAGAAAGAAGTATGCATCAGACACCTGAGAGCACGACTCAAAGAAACCGTCGAGAGACTGCAGAACAG GGACACTGAGatcgatgcgttgcgtacccaGCTGTCCCGTATGCAGGAGGACTGGATTGAGGAGGAGTGCCACCGTGTGGAGGCTCAGCTGGCTTTGAAAGAGGCTCGCAGGGAGATCCAGCAGCTCAAACAAGTCGTCGACGTCGTCCGATCCAGTCTGGGAGACACCGACACGGGTGTGCAGAAGTGCTTCCAAGACATAAACCTTCAGAACCACAAGCTGGAGAATTTATTGCAGAGCATGGAGCTGGCTCAGATTGGGACCGCCAAAGTGGGTGGAGGAGTGGTGGGGGCAGGGCTGGAGGTCAGCGAGTGTCTGGCGGAGTCGTCCGAAGGCTCCCCGGTTCACTCGCTAACCCGCAGCTCTACCTACACCAAGGTAAGCGACCAAGGTGGTCCGGAACGTTGCGGTAACGAAACCGAATGCGACGTTCCATGTTTGTCAGGTGAGGGCACGCAGGACAGCGGGTTTGTGTGCTGCGGAGAGAGTGGAAGAGGAGCCAGCAAGGCAGACCTGCTCCTGGAGGCTGCTTTTCTGTCTCAAGAGACAGCCTCGCTGCTCAATGCGTACTCCCGCCTGCCACACTCCTCCACTTATGAGGGACTGTGCAACAGTGAATCCAGAACAGTGCCACTCCGTTGCGGCGAGATGGGTACTGGGGCCAGCGTCAGTTTAAGTCATCCCTGTCTATCCCATCATCACCTATACCTTCACCATCTGAGAGAGCAAGCTATTCAAACCGATTACGACCACGCCCCCAACTCCGCCCCTGCCCATGGACCCTATACATCGTTTAATTCTGATCTGGACACTATTGCCGAGCGCACCTTCCGTTCTCAGGCCTGCAGTCCGACCTCTACCTGGATGTCTGATGAGGGAGATGATCTGGAGTCGGTAGCCACAGAATCAGCAGTTACGACAACGGTTGCCACAGCGTCAATCCTCATGGACAGTGTTTCCATATCTGCTCTAGCGCCGGAGCATACTGTGCAATCTGACTTTGAATCTGTGGCACTGAATGCAACAGTACACTCTGTCACAGACTCAAAGCCCCGTCCAGATGTGCCAGTTTTAACAACAGATCTGACTCCACCTAATTCTCTATCCCAAGTAAGCAACTCTGTTCCGCTTGAGCCTACCAGAGACCCTTTGCCAAGTCCCGGCCACTCTCCTTATTCTAAGCAGCCGTTAGTTGAAAAAGAAGAGGAGACCCTCCCACAAACCACCCAGCCTCGAAGCACACTCTCAGATGCTGGGGTTGCAGGAGATCACGTTATAAACATACATCCAGAAGACGAAGAAGTGGATGAGAGTGCTGCCGACAATGATTCCAATTTGTCCAGCTGTGGGTTACCAGTAAAGAACTACTGGAGCCGTCATTTCCTAGTGGATTTGCTCGCGGTGGTTGTGCCAGTGGTGCCCACAGTGGCCTGGTTGTGCCGGGGTACGTACCGTGACGGTCAGCCGATGTATCATATTGGTTCCCTGCTGCGTGGTTGCTGCACCGTGGCCCTTCATTCTCTACGTCGAGGGGGAGGTCTTCGCCACTACCCTGCAGGAGGAGGGGGTCCAGGGGGTATGAATATATGA
- the snphb gene encoding syntaphilin isoform X1: MSSPSSKRSGSGSRKFNLLRALQPKQRFQQMLSSPTASPAFDYCRFIELDYTPMESGIMVSMRQSRGFLTPKSPERHCRRSPAPVSNRDPYGNASVSSSSNSGSCKGSDGSPTHRRHLKYTSCNDNHGIRPPPPEQYLTPLQQKEVCIRHLRARLKETVERLQNRDTEIDALRTQLSRMQEDWIEEECHRVEAQLALKEARREIQQLKQVVDVVRSSLGDTDTGVQKCFQDINLQNHKLENLLQSMELAQIGTAKVGGGVVGAGLEVSECLAESSEGSPVHSLTRSSTYTKVSDQGGPERCGNETECDVPCLSGEGTQDSGFVCCGESGRGASKADLLLEAAFLSQETASLLNAYSRLPHSSTYEGLCNSESRTVPLRCGEMGTGASVSLSHPCLSHHHLYLHHLREQAIQTDYDHAPNSAPAHGPYTSFNSDLDTIAERTFRSQACSPTSTWMSDEGDDLESVATESAVTTTVATASILMDSVSISALAPEHTVQSDFESVALNATVHSVTDSKPRPDVPVLTTDLTPPNSLSQVSNSVPLEPTRDPLPSPGHSPYSKQPLVEKEEETLPQTTQPRSTLSDAGVAGDHVINIHPEDEEVDESAADNDSNLSSCGLPVKNYWSRHFLVDLLAVVVPVVPTVAWLCRGTYRDGQPMYHIGSLLRGCCTVALHSLRRGGGLRHYPAGGGGPGGMNI; the protein is encoded by the exons ATGTCTTCGCCTTCAAGTAAAAGATCTGGTTCTGGATCACGCAA ATTCAACCTGCTGAGGGCCCTACAGCCTAAGCAACGCTTTCAGCAAATGCTGTCGTCTCCCACTGCGTCCCCCGC TTTTGACTATTGCAGGTTTATAGAGCTAGACTACACACCCATGGAGTCAGGCATTATGGTCTCTATGAGACAGAGCAGAGGATTTCTCACACCAAAGTCCCCGGAACGTCACTGTCG ACGCAGCCCAGCACCCGTCAGTAACCGTGATCCTTATGGAAACGCCTCTGTCAGCAGTAGTAGTAATTCAGGGTCATGCAAGGGCAGCGATGGAAGCCCGACCCATAG GCGTCACTTAAAATACACCTCCTGCAATGATAACCATGGTATCCGACCCCCTCCACCTGAGCAATACCTAACCCCTCTACAGCAGAAAGAAGTATGCATCAGACACCTGAGAGCACGACTCAAAGAAACCGTCGAGAGACTGCAGAACAG GGACACTGAGatcgatgcgttgcgtacccaGCTGTCCCGTATGCAGGAGGACTGGATTGAGGAGGAGTGCCACCGTGTGGAGGCTCAGCTGGCTTTGAAAGAGGCTCGCAGGGAGATCCAGCAGCTCAAACAAGTCGTCGACGTCGTCCGATCCAGTCTGGGAGACACCGACACGGGTGTGCAGAAGTGCTTCCAAGACATAAACCTTCAGAACCACAAGCTGGAGAATTTATTGCAGAGCATGGAGCTGGCTCAGATTGGGACCGCCAAAGTGGGTGGAGGAGTGGTGGGGGCAGGGCTGGAGGTCAGCGAGTGTCTGGCGGAGTCGTCCGAAGGCTCCCCGGTTCACTCGCTAACCCGCAGCTCTACCTACACCAAGGTAAGCGACCAAGGTGGTCCGGAACGTTGCGGTAACGAAACCGAATGCGACGTTCCATGTTTGTCAGGTGAGGGCACGCAGGACAGCGGGTTTGTGTGCTGCGGAGAGAGTGGAAGAGGAGCCAGCAAGGCAGACCTGCTCCTGGAGGCTGCTTTTCTGTCTCAAGAGACAGCCTCGCTGCTCAATGCGTACTCCCGCCTGCCACACTCCTCCACTTATGAGGGACTGTGCAACAGTGAATCCAGAACAGTGCCACTCCGTTGCGGCGAGATGGGTACTGGGGCCAGCGTCAGTTTAAGTCATCCCTGTCTATCCCATCATCACCTATACCTTCACCATCTGAGAGAGCAAGCTATTCAAACCGATTACGACCACGCCCCCAACTCCGCCCCTGCCCATGGACCCTATACATCGTTTAATTCTGATCTGGACACTATTGCCGAGCGCACCTTCCGTTCTCAGGCCTGCAGTCCGACCTCTACCTGGATGTCTGATGAGGGAGATGATCTGGAGTCGGTAGCCACAGAATCAGCAGTTACGACAACGGTTGCCACAGCGTCAATCCTCATGGACAGTGTTTCCATATCTGCTCTAGCGCCGGAGCATACTGTGCAATCTGACTTTGAATCTGTGGCACTGAATGCAACAGTACACTCTGTCACAGACTCAAAGCCCCGTCCAGATGTGCCAGTTTTAACAACAGATCTGACTCCACCTAATTCTCTATCCCAAGTAAGCAACTCTGTTCCGCTTGAGCCTACCAGAGACCCTTTGCCAAGTCCCGGCCACTCTCCTTATTCTAAGCAGCCGTTAGTTGAAAAAGAAGAGGAGACCCTCCCACAAACCACCCAGCCTCGAAGCACACTCTCAGATGCTGGGGTTGCAGGAGATCACGTTATAAACATACATCCAGAAGACGAAGAAGTGGATGAGAGTGCTGCCGACAATGATTCCAATTTGTCCAGCTGTGGGTTACCAGTAAAGAACTACTGGAGCCGTCATTTCCTAGTGGATTTGCTCGCGGTGGTTGTGCCAGTGGTGCCCACAGTGGCCTGGTTGTGCCGGGGTACGTACCGTGACGGTCAGCCGATGTATCATATTGGTTCCCTGCTGCGTGGTTGCTGCACCGTGGCCCTTCATTCTCTACGTCGAGGGGGAGGTCTTCGCCACTACCCTGCAGGAGGAGGGGGTCCAGGGGGTATGAATATATGA
- the snphb gene encoding syntaphilin isoform X2: protein MSSPSSKRSGSGSRNFDYCRFIELDYTPMESGIMVSMRQSRGFLTPKSPERHCRRSPAPVSNRDPYGNASVSSSSNSGSCKGSDGSPTHRRHLKYTSCNDNHGIRPPPPEQYLTPLQQKEVCIRHLRARLKETVERLQNRDTEIDALRTQLSRMQEDWIEEECHRVEAQLALKEARREIQQLKQVVDVVRSSLGDTDTGVQKCFQDINLQNHKLENLLQSMELAQIGTAKVGGGVVGAGLEVSECLAESSEGSPVHSLTRSSTYTKVSDQGGPERCGNETECDVPCLSGEGTQDSGFVCCGESGRGASKADLLLEAAFLSQETASLLNAYSRLPHSSTYEGLCNSESRTVPLRCGEMGTGASVSLSHPCLSHHHLYLHHLREQAIQTDYDHAPNSAPAHGPYTSFNSDLDTIAERTFRSQACSPTSTWMSDEGDDLESVATESAVTTTVATASILMDSVSISALAPEHTVQSDFESVALNATVHSVTDSKPRPDVPVLTTDLTPPNSLSQVSNSVPLEPTRDPLPSPGHSPYSKQPLVEKEEETLPQTTQPRSTLSDAGVAGDHVINIHPEDEEVDESAADNDSNLSSCGLPVKNYWSRHFLVDLLAVVVPVVPTVAWLCRGTYRDGQPMYHIGSLLRGCCTVALHSLRRGGGLRHYPAGGGGPGGMNI from the exons ATGTCTTCGCCTTCAAGTAAAAGATCTGGTTCTGGATCACGCAA TTTTGACTATTGCAGGTTTATAGAGCTAGACTACACACCCATGGAGTCAGGCATTATGGTCTCTATGAGACAGAGCAGAGGATTTCTCACACCAAAGTCCCCGGAACGTCACTGTCG ACGCAGCCCAGCACCCGTCAGTAACCGTGATCCTTATGGAAACGCCTCTGTCAGCAGTAGTAGTAATTCAGGGTCATGCAAGGGCAGCGATGGAAGCCCGACCCATAG GCGTCACTTAAAATACACCTCCTGCAATGATAACCATGGTATCCGACCCCCTCCACCTGAGCAATACCTAACCCCTCTACAGCAGAAAGAAGTATGCATCAGACACCTGAGAGCACGACTCAAAGAAACCGTCGAGAGACTGCAGAACAG GGACACTGAGatcgatgcgttgcgtacccaGCTGTCCCGTATGCAGGAGGACTGGATTGAGGAGGAGTGCCACCGTGTGGAGGCTCAGCTGGCTTTGAAAGAGGCTCGCAGGGAGATCCAGCAGCTCAAACAAGTCGTCGACGTCGTCCGATCCAGTCTGGGAGACACCGACACGGGTGTGCAGAAGTGCTTCCAAGACATAAACCTTCAGAACCACAAGCTGGAGAATTTATTGCAGAGCATGGAGCTGGCTCAGATTGGGACCGCCAAAGTGGGTGGAGGAGTGGTGGGGGCAGGGCTGGAGGTCAGCGAGTGTCTGGCGGAGTCGTCCGAAGGCTCCCCGGTTCACTCGCTAACCCGCAGCTCTACCTACACCAAGGTAAGCGACCAAGGTGGTCCGGAACGTTGCGGTAACGAAACCGAATGCGACGTTCCATGTTTGTCAGGTGAGGGCACGCAGGACAGCGGGTTTGTGTGCTGCGGAGAGAGTGGAAGAGGAGCCAGCAAGGCAGACCTGCTCCTGGAGGCTGCTTTTCTGTCTCAAGAGACAGCCTCGCTGCTCAATGCGTACTCCCGCCTGCCACACTCCTCCACTTATGAGGGACTGTGCAACAGTGAATCCAGAACAGTGCCACTCCGTTGCGGCGAGATGGGTACTGGGGCCAGCGTCAGTTTAAGTCATCCCTGTCTATCCCATCATCACCTATACCTTCACCATCTGAGAGAGCAAGCTATTCAAACCGATTACGACCACGCCCCCAACTCCGCCCCTGCCCATGGACCCTATACATCGTTTAATTCTGATCTGGACACTATTGCCGAGCGCACCTTCCGTTCTCAGGCCTGCAGTCCGACCTCTACCTGGATGTCTGATGAGGGAGATGATCTGGAGTCGGTAGCCACAGAATCAGCAGTTACGACAACGGTTGCCACAGCGTCAATCCTCATGGACAGTGTTTCCATATCTGCTCTAGCGCCGGAGCATACTGTGCAATCTGACTTTGAATCTGTGGCACTGAATGCAACAGTACACTCTGTCACAGACTCAAAGCCCCGTCCAGATGTGCCAGTTTTAACAACAGATCTGACTCCACCTAATTCTCTATCCCAAGTAAGCAACTCTGTTCCGCTTGAGCCTACCAGAGACCCTTTGCCAAGTCCCGGCCACTCTCCTTATTCTAAGCAGCCGTTAGTTGAAAAAGAAGAGGAGACCCTCCCACAAACCACCCAGCCTCGAAGCACACTCTCAGATGCTGGGGTTGCAGGAGATCACGTTATAAACATACATCCAGAAGACGAAGAAGTGGATGAGAGTGCTGCCGACAATGATTCCAATTTGTCCAGCTGTGGGTTACCAGTAAAGAACTACTGGAGCCGTCATTTCCTAGTGGATTTGCTCGCGGTGGTTGTGCCAGTGGTGCCCACAGTGGCCTGGTTGTGCCGGGGTACGTACCGTGACGGTCAGCCGATGTATCATATTGGTTCCCTGCTGCGTGGTTGCTGCACCGTGGCCCTTCATTCTCTACGTCGAGGGGGAGGTCTTCGCCACTACCCTGCAGGAGGAGGGGGTCCAGGGGGTATGAATATATGA